ACCGATGAACGGATTTCCCTGCCGTCCTTGTACATCTGGGCATAAAACAGATTATTTTCCGGAATGCGGATATCATTGACGAAAGCCCGTCCGACCACGGATTCCGTCAGGGATGATCCCGTGACGAATAGATTGGCGGGACCGGGCGATTTGAGGTTCACCGTCCAGGCATGTTGTTCCGCCCATGGCCGGGCCACCAGATACAGCGTGAAATACGCCAGCAAATCCTTCAGCATGCTGTCGCACGGTTCCTCGTTCCTCAGGCCGTACTGCATCAGGTGCAGGTAATAATCCGTGTACATGGGGGAAAAATGCGCACGGAGCAGATGGCAGTTGCGATGCCTCACGAAGATGGATTCCACCTTTACGAATTCGTCAACAAATTCTTCGCTCATGGTGACAGTTTCCATCCAGGCGAGCCAAAGACAATACCTTCCCCCGTCATCGGCATTCCGCAATCCGAACTTTACCCGTCATCGCTCCCTATCTATGATCCCCGCATGGCTACAGATAAAAACATCACCATCAAAACCTCCAAGGGCGATATCAAACTGACCGTATTCGCCTCCCAGACTCCCGTCACGGCGGCATCCTTCCTGAACCTGGCCTCCCAAGGCTTCTATGACGGTATTACCTTCCACCGCGTCATCCCCGACTTCATGATTCAGGGCGGCGACCCGACCGGTACAGGCATGGGTGGCCCCGGCTACAAGTTTGAAGACGAATTCCGCAGAGACCTCCTCCACGACGGAGCCGGCATCCTTTCCATGGCTAATGCCGGAGCCGGCACCAACGGATCCCAGTTCTTTATTACCCATACCGCCACTCCCTGGCTGAACGGTAAACACACCGTGTTCGGCAAAGTGACGGAAGGACAGGATGTTGTCGATGCCATCGCCAAGGGCGACACGATCAACAGCATCGAAATCCATGACGACACCGCCGACCTGTTCGCCGAACAGGCCGACAGAATCGCCGTGTGGAACAAGGCTCTGGCGAAGTAATTCCCAACCAGGTACTTCTCAACAATCCTTGGAGGATGTTTCTCCGGATCGTACAATCCGGACGACAACATCCTCCTTTTTTCTGCCCCCGTTCGACGGGATATTTCCATCAGGAGGCAACTACATCCGTAATCTTCCGGAAGCGGTACATGAATGTTACCAGACAGGCAAACAAAACGATACTCAGGAGACTCAATCCTGCAGCTCCCCACATATAAGGAACCACGACATGCAAGACTTTCTCATTCAATTGTTGTGAAGAAATCCCTTGTGCACCGATCCCTACAACAGAGGATACGATCGACATGAGTAAAAAGCATAACTGGGACAGGATCGTAATGGAGGCAAACCCTGCACCCATCCACCGGGCTATACGAAAATCATCCTCAATCCCCCGTCTCGACAGAAATATCCGAGCATATTTCCATAACGAACAGTACGATACAAAATTCCAATACCAGTTGAATAAAGGAATAAACTGAAACCACACGGCCACGCCTGCATCGGGCATATCCATGCACCTAGACGGATCTTCTTTCTTCAATACCTGAAGACGCTTCCAAACACGGTATTGGAGCATCCATGCAAAAATACAGCCAACAAACCCTACGAAGGAAACCAAAATCGACACCAAGGCTACCATCAATACGAATATGATATCGCTCTTCCCCTGTAATTGCTCAAGCGCCTGCCAGAATTGCATGACGGAACCAAGAATGCCGAAGGGAATACCCAGGAAAAAGAAAAGATAGTAAAGAGTCTTGTCCTTCATAACTACTATGCCCCGTACTCCAAAATTCTAACGATATCAAGATCTATCCGTTTGTAAATTCATCTTTTGAGACAAAAGCCACCCTTGAAATCCAGAGAAACATCCCCTATCCTCGCGCGCCCATGGTTCTGTCCGTCCAAAACCTGAAAGTCCAATTCGCCGCCCGGGTTCTCTTCAAGGAACTCTCGTTTACCGTCGAAGCCGGGGAAAGAATTGCCCTCGCCGGTCACAATGGCGCCGGCAAATCGACGTTGATGAAGTGCATCGCCGGAATTCAGGAACAAGACGAAGGAGAAATCATCCTGCCGAAGCATTTCCAAGTCGGCTATCTGCCGCAGGAAGGCATCCACATCTCCGGTATCTCCCTGATAGACGAAGCTCTTTCCGCATTCTCCGACCTCTGGGAACTGCAGAGGGAAATCGACGAAATGACGGAAGCCCTCCAAGAATTGGATCCGCGCTCCTCAACCTACTCCGACCTGCTCGACAAGATCGGCGCCCGCGAGCTCGTCCTCCACAACCACGACCTTGCACGCCTGAAACCCAAGACAGAATCCATCCTGCGCGGCCTCGGCTTCAAGGACTCCGATTTCACTCGCGATTGCGGAGAATTTTCAGGAGGCTGGCAAATGCGCATCGCTCTGGCAAAGCTTCTGCTGCGCGAGCCGGAAATCCTGATGCTGGACGAACCGACCAACCATCTGGATATCCAGTCCCAGCGATGGATGGAACAGTATCTTCACAATTACAGGGGGGCGATCATCATTATCTCCCACGATATCTCCCTGCTTGATGCCCTTGTCACACGCACGATCGCTTTCTACCATGGCCGCGCTGAAGAATATTCCGGCAATTTCTCTTTCTTCCTCAAGGAAAGCGCCGCCCGCAAGGAAATCCTCCTGCGCCAGAAAAAAAACCAGGAACGCGAAATCGCCAAAACCAAACAATTCATCGACCGCTTCCGTTCCAAATCATCCAAGGCAACACTCGTCCAATCGCGTATCAAGATGCTGGATAAGGTGGAACTCATCGAAATTGAAGACGATGACGCCATCATGAATTTCCGCTTCCCGGAACCTCCCCAAGGCGCACATTCCGTCGTCAAGCTGGAGAATGTCTCGAAAAACTACGGTCCTATTTCCATCCTCGACCACTACAACCTGGAAATTACCAAAGGAGACCGCATTGCCATCGTCGGTGTCAACGGTGCCGGCAAATCGACCTTCTCCCGCCTTATTTCCGGCACAGAGGAACCCTCCGACGGCAAAGTTGTGATGGGATACCACACGCACATCGCATTCTTCTCCCAGACACACGCCGATGACCTGGATCCCGACCAGACGGTTCTCGAAAGCGTTGAAGCCGCCGCCTCCAGAGAAACTGCCCCCATCGTCCGCAATCTTCTGGGATGCTTCCTGTTCCGAGGCGACGACGTGTTCAAAAAAGTAGGAATCCTCTCCGGGGGCGAACGTTCGCGAGTAGCTCTTGTGCGCATGTTGTTACATCCCGCCAACTTCCTGATCCTCGACGAACCGACCAATCACCTCGACTTTCAATCCCAGCAGGTCCTTCAACGGGCACTGCTGGAATACCCCGGTTCCTACTGCATCGTCTCCCACAACAGAAGCTTTCTGGATCCCATCGTGACAAAGGTCATCGAATTCCGTCCGGGATGCCCGCCCAGAACGTTTATCGGCAATGTCTCGGACTATATCGCCAAAACCGAAGAAGAAAACACCATCAAAGCTCGCTTGACAATCCTGCCCGACTCCGCCTCTTCCGCAACTCGTGGTACTATCGTTCCACCGGTTGCCGATCGCAAGGTTCAAAAGCGGATAGAGGCTGAACTGCGCCAGTTGAAAGCGCGCTACCTGCGCCCCCTTCAGCAAAAACTCGAAGAGTTGGAAGAGGCCATCGCCCGGCACGAACAGAGTAAGGAAGAAATTGCCGCCGCATTGTCCGAGCCGGACATAGCTTCCGATTCCGACAAGATTCTGGAACTGACACGCCAATTTCAGGATGCCGACCGCGCCCTGGAAAACGCCTACACCCAATGGGCAGATGTTTCCGAACAAATAGAACACAAGGAACGGGAATTAGAAAACTCCGTTCAATCCTGACGCCCCGTCCCCTCCGCTAGATCAAAACCAGAGCCATTACCAGCATGCCGAGGATGATGCCGTAGATGGACAAGTGGTGGTGCCCCCACTTCTCCGCCATTGGCAGGAGTTCATCGAACGAAATGTACACCATAATCCCCGACACGCTCGCAAAAAGCACTGCCAGAAGAGTCGGCGACAGGAAGGGGAAAATCACCAGCATCGCCAGGATAGCCCCCACCGGTTCGGCAAGCCCCGACAGAAAGGAATAAACCACGGCTTTCTTCCGGCTACCGGTACCATAATACAAGGGAACCGCTACAATCATGCCCTCCGGAATATTATGGACGGCCACAGCCAGAGCAATGGAAGCTCCCATGGAAATCGAATTCATCCCTGCGGCAAACGTCGCAATGCCTTCCGGAAAATTGTGGATGCCGATGGCCAGCGCAAACAGGAATCCCGAACGCTTGATGCTCCCCGGAGGCGGCACGGAGGACGGCAGAGAGTTCAACTGTGACACATCCGGAAACTCGTGGGGGTTCTCGTCCGCCGGAACGCATTTGTCAATCAAGGCGGCAATGCCGATCCCTCCGAAAAATGAAATCAATGCCCAGACGGCCCCCATGCGGTCACCATAGATCCCCATCAAATCCTGCCGAGCTATGCCCAATAGTTCTACGAGCGATATGTACACCATCACACCTCCGGAAAATCCCAGGGAAAAGGTCAGCAACTTTGTGTCCGTCCGTTTCATGAAAAAAATAACGAATCCGCCGATCCCGGTTGCCAGACCGGCCAAAGTCGTCATCAGAAGAACATGGAGAATATAGGAAGAGTTGTAATCCATTTGATAATGATTCTTAAACATACACGCAAACCCATGTCGATGCAAAAGTACGGCACGCCTAACAAGATACCGGACTTCCGAGAAATTAATGTGCCCTACGGACAGGAATTCCATTGACTTGCAGGCCGGATCAGGTGTTCTTGATGGACGAAATGACGATCACGATCCCCCCTCCTGACCGGGAAGCCGCAGAACGCACCCGGGAACGCCTCAACCAATTGGCCAAAGTACCGGGAAGTCTCGGAAAACTGGAAACTCTGGCTATCCGCTTGGCCGCCATGACCGGAAATTCCGCCCCGGTTTTTCCCCGCAAGGAAGTAATCGTCTTCGCAGGAGACCACGACATTGCCCTGCAAGGAGTCAGTGCCACCGGGCAGGAAATCACCACAGGGCAAGTGCGCAACTTCGTCCGGGGCGGAGGAACCATCAATGCCTTTTCACGCAACGCGGGAGCCACCGTTACCGTTGTCGATGTCGCCGTCAAGGATGACATCAACAACTTGCCGGGACTCGTCAACCGCAAGATCATGAACGCTGTCCATGATTTCAGCAAAGGTCCGGCCATGACGCGGGTACAGGCGGAACAGTCCGTCCAGACAGGTATCGACATGGCTCACGACGCGTCCTCCCGGGGTATCACCCTGTTGGCTGCCGGGGAAATGGGAATCGGCAATACGTCCCCGTCCTCTGCCATCGCCGCCGTCCTGATGGGCATTCCCGTCTCCTCCGTGACGGGAATCGGTTCCGGAATCAATACTGAAACCGTCCGTAAAAAAATCTCCCTGATCGAACAGGGTATCCGGTTAAACCAGCCCGATCCCGGCGACACCCTGGATGTGCTTGCCAAAGTCGGCGGAGCGGAAATAGGTGCCATGGCCGGTCTGATGCTGGGAGGAGCCTCGCTTCGCATACCTGTCGTCGTAGACGGTTTCATCGCTGGAGCCGCCGCCGCCATTGCACGAGGTATCAACCCGGAAGTGTCACACTACCTGGTCGGCTCCCATGTTTCCGTCGAGCCCGGTCATCAAATGCTGATGGATTACATCGGGGTGGAACCCTTTTTCGATTTCGGCTTGCGCCTGGGCGAAGGTACGGGAGCCGCCCTTCTCTTCCCCATCATCGATGCCTCCGTCAGGATTCTGACAGAGATGATCCTTTTCCGCGACATGGACTTCTAACCCGCTATTTCTCCCTGACTGCCATGCAAACCATCCGCGCTGCCTTCGGATTTTTCACCCGCATTCCCGTCGGATCACGGCCTCTGCCGGATAATTTCCGGGGCGTCCTTGCCTGGATTCCCCTCGTTGGGCTCGTCGTCGGTTGTCTGGCAGGCGGAATTGTCTGGGCAGCATCGCTAATCCTGCCTTCCCTCCTCTGCGGAGTCATCGGCTGTCTTGCGTGGGAAGCCATCACCGGAGGTCTGCACCTTGATGGAGTAGCCGACTGCGGTGACGGACTCATCGTCGAAGCTCCTCCGGAACGACGACTTGAAATTATGAAGGATTCCCGTCTCGGCACCTTCGGAGGAGCCGTCCTCTTCCTGACACTGATGATGAAAATCGCCGCCATTGCCTCCCTCGTACAAACCGGCAACCCTTTCATCCTCCTGCCGGCATTCGCCATGGCCGGCCTGCTTTCCCGCAGCTGCATGTTCCTCTCTCTGCGCTACAGTACCGCACGACCGGGAGGCTTGGGAGAAGCCATCCGCCAAGGAGTCACTCCTTCTCACGCTCTCCCCGCTATCTTCCTCGTCACAGTGGGATGCGCCCTCTCCGGCCTTCACGGCCTTGTGGCTCTCGTCGCTGCCATTCTGGTGGCAGAATGCCTATTATCCATTGCTTCCAAGCGTCTTGGCGGTGTTACAGGCGATGTTTTCGGTTGCATGATTGAAACAATCGAATGGATCGTCCTGCTTACCTTCTGCCTCCGGTTCTGACTCCCATGACATCCCCGCCAGTTTCCTTCACACTGCCCGGTTTAACGCTCGGTTGTACTTCCTTTCTGGTGTACGAGCCGTACATTTCCGCATTCCGATATTCCGCATCAGTCTGCCGGGACGTCTCTCTCCTCCTCAATGAACCCGGACAAGACAACGAGTTCCTCATCACCGAGGAAGAAGTCCGTGAAATCGGCATCATCGCAGCCGGCGAAGGCACCGGTATCAATATTCACCTCCCATCCGACGGAAACTTCGACACCCGGGAAAACGCCCGGCTCTTCACCCGGCGCATTTGCCAGGCCATTAAACGCGCTCTCCCCCTGAATCCTCATTCCTGGGTACTCCACATTCCCGTCATGGCCTGTTCCGGCAACGGGCAAATGCCCACCGACGACTGCAACGTATGGACGCGGGAATGCCTGGAGGAAATTGCCGCCCACCTCCCCTCCCCGGACATGCTTTGCTTGGAAAACCTGGAAACATTCCGTACCGATATTCTGAATCCTTTGCTGGATGACACACCCTATTCACGCTGCATGGATATAGGACATGTCTGGAAAGACGGACTCGACCCCGCACCGCTTCTCCGGGAATGGTACCCCCGCATCCGTATGTTCCACCTTCACGGCATCGTCGGCCGCGACCATAAATCACTCAAACTCATGTCGGGCGAATCCATAGACTCCGTCATGCATCCATTATGGAAACTCGGTTTCCCCGGCGCCATCACCCTCGAAGTTTTCACCACGGATGATATTGCCACCTCGCACGCCATACTCCTGCAATCCTATGAACGCTACCTCGCCAACAACGCTTCCCAACCTGACCTTCGTCCTCGGGGGTACCAAAAGCGGTAAAAGCGCTTTTGCGGAACAACTCGTTTCACGCCACGGAGGAAATATCCTCTACATAGCCACGGCCGATGCCAGCCTGAACGACGCATCCATGGAACGACGCATCCGCCTTCACCGAAAACGGCGTCCGTCCTCATGGAGTACTCTGGAAACGCCTCTTCATCCGGCGCAAGATGCGGAAAACCTCCTGCGATTCCAACCGGCAGACTCCGTCCTTCTGGACTGCGTCACTCTTTGGGTCACCAACATGCTTTTCTCCCGGGGTGAACAGGAAATCACTCCCGGCGAATTCGAATCTCTCATCCGTCAGGAAATTCACGACCTCCTGCGTCTCATCTCCCATAGTACGGCACAATGGACAATCGTCTCGGGAGAAACCGGCTTAGGAGGCACTCACGCTACCCCGCTGGAACGCCAGTTCTGCGATGGCCTCGGCTTGGCCAACCAACTCATCTCCCAAGCTGCCGGAAAAGCCTACCTCGTCGTCGCCTCCCGGCCAATCCCACTTCCTCCGCCATTTTAAAGCAACGAGCATCGACATCTCCCGCGAACTTTCATTCGCTTAATCGTTTCCCAGCAACGGCAGAAAGAGATTCCTACTTCTTCTTTTTTTTGCCAAACAGGCCACCCATACCGGGAAAACCGCCCATGCCGCCTCCCATGCCGGGAAAACCACCGGGAAGCCCCTTGGGCATCGACGGCATTTTCATCCCCCCCTTGCCACCTCCCATGCCGCCCATCTGTTTCATGAGAGCGCCCATTTTGCCTTTGCCGGACATCATCTTGCGCATATCCATGAAATTCTTGATCAGCTTATTGACTTCCAGTACGGAACGACCGGAACCAGCTGCGATACGGCGGCGGCGGGACGGATTCATCAAGTCGGGATTGTTCCGTTCCTTCGCCGTCATCGAAAGGATAATAGCCTCCATGTGCTTCATGCGGTCAGGATTCAGAGCATCGGCCGGAAGTTGTTTCTTGATCTTGTTAAAGCCGGGTAACATACCCAGAAGACCGTCCAGCGGTCCCAGATTGCGGATCATATTCATCTGATCCAAAAAGTCGTTGAAATCGAACTTGCCGGACATCATCCGCTCGGCAGATTTCATTGCCTGCTTTTCGTCGATTTTTGCGGCGGCGTGCTCTACCAGGCCAACGATATCCCCCATGCCTAGAATGCGGTCCGCCATGCGGTCCGGCACAAACGGGCCGAATTGATCCAGTTTTTCCCCTTCGCCGGAGAACTTGATCGGCTGTCCCGTCACGGAACGCATCGACAGGGCGGCGCCGCCACGGGCATCTCCGTCCAGCTTCGTCAGCACAATCCCGCTCAAGCCGACAGCGGCATTGAACGTTTCCGCCACCTTTACCGCCTGCTGGCCGGTAGCGGCATCCACCACAAGAAGCGTCTCACGAGGAGACACGCAGGCATGAAGACGCTTCAGTTCGTCAATCAGCGCTTCGTCCACCTCCTGCCGGCCCGCCGTATCGAAAATCGTCACCGTCGCCATTATGTCCCGTGCCCATTGCATGCCGCGCCGGGCCACATCCACCACATCGCTTTCTCCGGGTTCGGGGCAAAACACGGGCACATCAATCTGCTTGCCCAAGGTAGCCAGCTGCTCCACGGCGGCGGGACGGATCAAGTCGCACGCAATCAGCACGGGGCGTCTCCCCTCATTCTTCAGTCGCAAGGCCAGCTTCGCACTCGAAGTCGTTTTACCGGCGCCATTGAGTCCTACCATCATAATCCGGGCGGGATCCGTTAAATCCAGAGGGCTCGCATCCCCTCCCAGCAATTCGGCAATTTCATCATGGAAAATCTTGACGATTTGCTCCCCGGGCTTGACCGACTTGAGCACTTCCTGCCCCATAGCCCGTTCCTTGACCCGGGCGATAAAATCGCGGGCCACTCCAAATTCGACATCAGCCTCCAACAGGGAAAGTCGGATATCTCGCAGGGCATCGGCAATATTCTTTTCGGAAATTTTGCCCAATCCGCGCAATTTGCGGAACGTATCGTCAAGTTTATCGGCTAATAGAGAAAACATAATCGGCTGCTTGTGCCGCCAAGACTGCCACAAAGATTCCCCATCGTCAATCATCCGCCACCCCATCCGTATCCCTTCTTTTGATACCCTTTCGATTGCTACTGCAGGAAAGTTCGATGCAATTATGTTTAACCTCTTCACTTTGTCCGGCAAGAAGTTCAAGGTGCCGTGTCTTTAACTTGAAAAACAGCCGCCGACTCTTCATGATACAAGCCCATGAACATCTGGATACTCAGCGATTCCAAACCAGGCCACCTGAACCAAACCAAGGGACTGGCGGCTGCGCTTTCCGCACGAAAGCCCGGAAACGTTGATATCATCGACCTGGCAGGGCAAGGCTTTTTCCAAAAGCTCCGCACCGTTTCCCGGAACAATGGTCATGCCCGCCCCGATCTCATCATCGCCGCCGGTCACAGCACCCACATTCCCTTGATCCGGGCAGCACGGCATTTTAACGCCGTTTCCATTCTCTGCATGAAACCCAGCCTTCCCTGTTGTCTCTTCGACCTGTGCCTCGTCCCCCGGCACGACCTCGGGAACAAGGAGTATCCCGGAAAGCACATCTTCCCCACTACAGGAGCCCTCCACTCCATCCGCCCCAACCCGGAAGCAGATAAAAACACAACACTCATCCTCATCGGAGGTCCCAGCAAGGCCTACGGTTGGGCTCCAGATTCCCTTCTGGGGCAGCTCCAAGCCATTGACGCCCATGTCTCCGCCACCGGCGGACAAGCCGTTCTGACGACCTCGCGAAGAACTCCCCCGGACTTCGCCCCGTCCATTGTCCGGGAATGCCCCCACATCAAGGTTGTTCCGGTGGAAGAGACCCGCCCCGGCTGGGTTGCCGCCCATTTGGAACACGCCCATACCGCCTGGGTCACACAGGACAGCGTCTCCATGGTGTACGAAGCCCTAGGATCGGGTGCAGCCGTCGGCGTCCTCTGCATGCCCGTGCGTTCCTCCAAGCCATCCCGCGTTGCCCGCGGTCTCGACATGCTTCTTGAAGAAGGGCGCGTCACTCCCTGGGCTACATGGAAAACAACCGGCCACCTCCCGTCTTCCCTTCCCCTTGTCGAAACCGATCGCGCAGCCGACTATATCATCCAACACTTTTTTCCCTCTACTCCTTCCACATGAAAATTATCCACTTACTTCCCTCCATGGAATCCGGAGGAGTCGAACAAGTCGTTCTGGAACTCGGCAAGGGATTCTCCAATCGGGGTATCGATAATGTCGTCATATCCTCCGGAGGACGCCTCGTCTCCCAGCTAAAGCACGAAGGTTCCCGCCACATCAGAATGGATATCGGTAAAAAAAGCATCTCTTCCCTCCTGAAAACAGGCCGCCTCCGCAAGCTCCTTCTTGAGGAAAAACCGGATATCCTCCACCTCCACTCCCGCATGCCGGCATGGATCGGATACCTGGCCTGGAAAGGCATCCCGGAGGAATTCCGTCCCGGACTCGTCACCAGTGTCCACGGATTCTACTCCGTCAATGCCTACTCCGCCATCATGACCAAAGGGGAACGCATCATCGCCGTCTCCCGGTGCATCCGCGACTACATCACGGAAAAATACCCCAAGGCACAGGCTCGAAACATCCGGGTCATCCCCAATGCCATCACTCCGGAAACGCATTATTCCGGATATACTCCCACCAGCGCGTGGCTCCATACATGGCATGCAAACTATCCGGAACTCGCCGGCAAATTTACCCTTTGCCTGCCTGGACGCATCACCCGGGTCAAAGGACATCTGGACATGATTCCCATCATGAGAACTCTCCTCGACCAAGGTATCCCGGCCCATGCCGTCATCGTCGGAGAAGCCAAGAAGGGCAAGGAAGAATACAAGAACGAAGTCCTCAATGCCTATGACAATGCGGGTCTTACTCCGCACACAACATGGGTCGGTCATCGACGGGATCTTCGCGACGTCCAGGCAGCATGCTCAGTCACTCTCTCCCTCACTTCCATGCCGGAATCTTTCGGCAAAACCACACTTGAGGCCCTCGCTATCGGCCGCCCCGTCGCCGGGTATGCCCATGGCGGAGTCAGGGAACAACTCGAAGTCTTCTTCCCCCAAGGGCTCGTCCCCGTCGGAGACACCCTCTCCATGGCGGAACTCCTCGCCGACTGGTACAAAAC
This is a stretch of genomic DNA from Akkermansia sp. N21116. It encodes these proteins:
- a CDS encoding Hsp33 family molecular chaperone HslO; translated protein: MSEEFVDEFVKVESIFVRHRNCHLLRAHFSPMYTDYYLHLMQYGLRNEEPCDSMLKDLLAYFTLYLVARPWAEQHAWTVNLKSPGPANLFVTGSSLTESVVGRAFVNDIRIPENNLFYAQMYKDGREIRSSVIDIKGDTPAEWVEEFYQQSEQRLARCLELPDECFTMVTAQPDADEEWLGSLTVDMMKEIDSVEETKLLETRKFKFNCGCNIGRILPTLKAMEDKLDELFAGEKSLEVTCPRCGAVYPVTRDMIEKKDGE
- a CDS encoding peptidylprolyl isomerase, whose translation is MATDKNITIKTSKGDIKLTVFASQTPVTAASFLNLASQGFYDGITFHRVIPDFMIQGGDPTGTGMGGPGYKFEDEFRRDLLHDGAGILSMANAGAGTNGSQFFITHTATPWLNGKHTVFGKVTEGQDVVDAIAKGDTINSIEIHDDTADLFAEQADRIAVWNKALAK
- a CDS encoding ABC-F family ATP-binding cassette domain-containing protein, with product MVLSVQNLKVQFAARVLFKELSFTVEAGERIALAGHNGAGKSTLMKCIAGIQEQDEGEIILPKHFQVGYLPQEGIHISGISLIDEALSAFSDLWELQREIDEMTEALQELDPRSSTYSDLLDKIGARELVLHNHDLARLKPKTESILRGLGFKDSDFTRDCGEFSGGWQMRIALAKLLLREPEILMLDEPTNHLDIQSQRWMEQYLHNYRGAIIIISHDISLLDALVTRTIAFYHGRAEEYSGNFSFFLKESAARKEILLRQKKNQEREIAKTKQFIDRFRSKSSKATLVQSRIKMLDKVELIEIEDDDAIMNFRFPEPPQGAHSVVKLENVSKNYGPISILDHYNLEITKGDRIAIVGVNGAGKSTFSRLISGTEEPSDGKVVMGYHTHIAFFSQTHADDLDPDQTVLESVEAAASRETAPIVRNLLGCFLFRGDDVFKKVGILSGGERSRVALVRMLLHPANFLILDEPTNHLDFQSQQVLQRALLEYPGSYCIVSHNRSFLDPIVTKVIEFRPGCPPRTFIGNVSDYIAKTEEENTIKARLTILPDSASSATRGTIVPPVADRKVQKRIEAELRQLKARYLRPLQQKLEELEEAIARHEQSKEEIAAALSEPDIASDSDKILELTRQFQDADRALENAYTQWADVSEQIEHKERELENSVQS
- the zupT gene encoding zinc transporter ZupT, translated to MFKNHYQMDYNSSYILHVLLMTTLAGLATGIGGFVIFFMKRTDTKLLTFSLGFSGGVMVYISLVELLGIARQDLMGIYGDRMGAVWALISFFGGIGIAALIDKCVPADENPHEFPDVSQLNSLPSSVPPPGSIKRSGFLFALAIGIHNFPEGIATFAAGMNSISMGASIALAVAVHNIPEGMIVAVPLYYGTGSRKKAVVYSFLSGLAEPVGAILAMLVIFPFLSPTLLAVLFASVSGIMVYISFDELLPMAEKWGHHHLSIYGIILGMLVMALVLI
- the cobT gene encoding nicotinate-nucleotide--dimethylbenzimidazole phosphoribosyltransferase; its protein translation is MDEMTITIPPPDREAAERTRERLNQLAKVPGSLGKLETLAIRLAAMTGNSAPVFPRKEVIVFAGDHDIALQGVSATGQEITTGQVRNFVRGGGTINAFSRNAGATVTVVDVAVKDDINNLPGLVNRKIMNAVHDFSKGPAMTRVQAEQSVQTGIDMAHDASSRGITLLAAGEMGIGNTSPSSAIAAVLMGIPVSSVTGIGSGINTETVRKKISLIEQGIRLNQPDPGDTLDVLAKVGGAEIGAMAGLMLGGASLRIPVVVDGFIAGAAAAIARGINPEVSHYLVGSHVSVEPGHQMLMDYIGVEPFFDFGLRLGEGTGAALLFPIIDASVRILTEMILFRDMDF
- the cobS gene encoding adenosylcobinamide-GDP ribazoletransferase, whose protein sequence is MQTIRAAFGFFTRIPVGSRPLPDNFRGVLAWIPLVGLVVGCLAGGIVWAASLILPSLLCGVIGCLAWEAITGGLHLDGVADCGDGLIVEAPPERRLEIMKDSRLGTFGGAVLFLTLMMKIAAIASLVQTGNPFILLPAFAMAGLLSRSCMFLSLRYSTARPGGLGEAIRQGVTPSHALPAIFLVTVGCALSGLHGLVALVAAILVAECLLSIASKRLGGVTGDVFGCMIETIEWIVLLTFCLRF
- the cbiR gene encoding cobamide remodeling phosphodiesterase CbiR yields the protein MDRPAYLLPPVLTPMTSPPVSFTLPGLTLGCTSFLVYEPYISAFRYSASVCRDVSLLLNEPGQDNEFLITEEEVREIGIIAAGEGTGINIHLPSDGNFDTRENARLFTRRICQAIKRALPLNPHSWVLHIPVMACSGNGQMPTDDCNVWTRECLEEIAAHLPSPDMLCLENLETFRTDILNPLLDDTPYSRCMDIGHVWKDGLDPAPLLREWYPRIRMFHLHGIVGRDHKSLKLMSGESIDSVMHPLWKLGFPGAITLEVFTTDDIATSHAILLQSYERYLANNASQPDLRPRGYQKR
- a CDS encoding bifunctional adenosylcobinamide kinase/adenosylcobinamide-phosphate guanylyltransferase translates to MNATSPTTLPNLTFVLGGTKSGKSAFAEQLVSRHGGNILYIATADASLNDASMERRIRLHRKRRPSSWSTLETPLHPAQDAENLLRFQPADSVLLDCVTLWVTNMLFSRGEQEITPGEFESLIRQEIHDLLRLISHSTAQWTIVSGETGLGGTHATPLERQFCDGLGLANQLISQAAGKAYLVVASRPIPLPPPF
- the ffh gene encoding signal recognition particle protein — protein: MFSLLADKLDDTFRKLRGLGKISEKNIADALRDIRLSLLEADVEFGVARDFIARVKERAMGQEVLKSVKPGEQIVKIFHDEIAELLGGDASPLDLTDPARIMMVGLNGAGKTTSSAKLALRLKNEGRRPVLIACDLIRPAAVEQLATLGKQIDVPVFCPEPGESDVVDVARRGMQWARDIMATVTIFDTAGRQEVDEALIDELKRLHACVSPRETLLVVDAATGQQAVKVAETFNAAVGLSGIVLTKLDGDARGGAALSMRSVTGQPIKFSGEGEKLDQFGPFVPDRMADRILGMGDIVGLVEHAAAKIDEKQAMKSAERMMSGKFDFNDFLDQMNMIRNLGPLDGLLGMLPGFNKIKKQLPADALNPDRMKHMEAIILSMTAKERNNPDLMNPSRRRRIAAGSGRSVLEVNKLIKNFMDMRKMMSGKGKMGALMKQMGGMGGGKGGMKMPSMPKGLPGGFPGMGGGMGGFPGMGGLFGKKKKK
- a CDS encoding mitochondrial fission ELM1 family protein, with protein sequence MNIWILSDSKPGHLNQTKGLAAALSARKPGNVDIIDLAGQGFFQKLRTVSRNNGHARPDLIIAAGHSTHIPLIRAARHFNAVSILCMKPSLPCCLFDLCLVPRHDLGNKEYPGKHIFPTTGALHSIRPNPEADKNTTLILIGGPSKAYGWAPDSLLGQLQAIDAHVSATGGQAVLTTSRRTPPDFAPSIVRECPHIKVVPVEETRPGWVAAHLEHAHTAWVTQDSVSMVYEALGSGAAVGVLCMPVRSSKPSRVARGLDMLLEEGRVTPWATWKTTGHLPSSLPLVETDRAADYIIQHFFPSTPST